The following DNA comes from Spirulina major PCC 6313.
TGCCATGGCGAAAGAACAGGATGATGTTCTTCTTGATCAAGTGAACAGTACTGATTGGGAGCAAAGTCAATGGGAGTGGTAGTCAACCGTTTTGACGTTTTTTTGGGTTAATCTTGACCCCACAGTTGGCAGTGAAATTCAGAAAACACGACCCTGTGTGATCATCTCACCGAATGAGATGAACTGTTATATTGCTACCGTGATTATTGCGCCAATGACGACAAAAGGGAAAGTCTACCCGACGCGAATTGCCTGTCAGTTTCAGGGTAAGGATGAAAAAAATTGTTCTAGATCAAATCCGCACCATTGATAAGACTCGATTGGTTAAGAAGTTGGGTCAAATTAGTTCAGATGAGCAAAGCCAAGTTTTGGATACCTTAGCGGAGATGTTTGCCGAATGAACCAAGCAGGAAGAGATCGCCTCCCCCCGATCACCTCAACCCCAAGGGGCGATCGCAGCTTCAGCATCCCTGAAAACGTCTATATCATCGGCACAATGAACACCGCCGATCGCTCCATTGCCCTCGTTCCTTTCACGGCTGCGGATTGTTGCGATCGCACCTATGACCGCCTCAACGCGGCCTATGAAACCCCCCATGCCCACAGCATTGATCTCACTATCTACGATCGCACCCCGCATCGAGCGATCGCCGTCCTCGACACCAAATATAAAACCCCCGAAAAACCCAGCCACACCGACATTAACCAAATCCTCACCTACGCCCACGTTGCCCAGGAGAGCGTTTGGCCAGCAGGCCGGGGGGGTGGGGTTAGTCGATCGCGAGTTCGGGGGCGAGGATGGGGGAGGCGGCGTAACAGCCGAAGATTTTGAGGATTTCGGTGTATTGGGGGAGTTCGTGGAGGGCGGTGTGGAGGGATTCGGTGGATTGGGGGGTGTTGTTGAGGTCGATGAAAAAGAGATATTCACCGAGCGATCGCTTTGTGGGGCGCGATTCGATCCGGCTGAGGTTGATGTGGCGATCGGCGAAGACTTGCAGCGGTTTGGCCAATGCACCGGGAAGATTCGCCGCCGCACTGAAGGCCAGGGAAGTATAGTCCCCCGGTTCTCCCGGTTCGCGCCCCACAACCCAAAACCGGGTGCAGTTGTCGGGATAGTCGTTGATGCGATCGGCGAGGATGGGCAGGTCGTAGAGATGGGCAGCACGGGCCGAGGCGATCGCGCCCACCGTCGGGTCAGCGCGGAGACCGGCGAGGGCCTCGGTGGTGGAATTGCTGGCCAACTGTTGCGCCTGGGGAAGGTGACATTCTAGCCACCGCTGACATTGCGCCAAGGCCTGAGGGTGAGAATAGACCGTTTGAATCGCCTGGAAATCCGCAGCACAGGACACCAACACATGATGAATCGGGAGAATGAGAGCCTGTTGGATTTGCAGGTGTTCCAACTCCCAGAGGGTATCGAGGGTGACAGCCACGCTCCCCTGAATTGAGTTTTCCACGGGCACCACGGCGAGATCCACCTGTTGGGCAGCCACGGCTTTGAGGGTTTGGGCAATGGTGGGGTAGGGGCAGAGGATGGCTTCATTGCCGGTGTTTTGTTGGAGGCGATTGCGATAGACGATGGCGGCCGTTTCTGCGTTGGTTCCGGGGGGGCCAAGGTGAGCGATGGAAGGGGTCATGCGTCGAGTTCAACGGTGGTGTTTTCAGTGTATTACGAGTGCAGACGTAAAGCCCCCGTTTTCTAAACGGAGGAGTCTGTCAAGTTCCATTGGCCGATCAACGCCATGATCGGAGGGGCGGGGTCTGAAAGCCTGATTTTCCGGAATCATTCACCGAGTCGATACAATGAAGAGCATGACTCTGTTTGGGTCACTGTATTTTTGTTACTTGTATCCTTGCCCATGAGTACCGACTTTCTGTCCCATCTGAATCCTGCCCAACGATGCGCCGTTGAACATTTTTGCGGGCCGCTCCTGGTGGTGGCTGGGGCTGGGTCGGGCAAGACGAGGGCCCTGACCTACCGGATTTTTAACCTAATCCATGAGCATCATGTTCATCCGGAAAATATCCTCGCGGTCACCTTCACCAACAAGGCGGCACGGGAAATGAAGGAGCGGATCGATCGCCTCTTTGCGGATAAATTAGCCCACAAGCACCACAACAAGCCCCTGGATGCCCTGGAACCGGCGATCCAAACGAAGCTGCGATCGCAAGTCTACAAAGAAGTCATCAAACCCCTGTGGATTGGCACGTTTCACAGTTTGGCGGCGCGAATTTTGCGGCTGGATGTGGATAAATATCAGGACGAACGGGGCCGCACTTGGGGCAAAAACTTCACCATTTTTGACGATGCCGATGTGAATGGGGTGGTGAAGTCGATCACCACGAAACAACTCAATCTAGACAGCAAAAAATTCGACCCCCGCAAAATTCGCTACGCGATCAGCAATGCGAAAAATCTCGGCCTCTCGCCTGCCGAATACGCCAAGGAAAACCCCGACTATCGCGGGCGCACCATCGCGGAGGTGTACGAACTCTATCAGGATCAACTGGCGGCGAATAATGGTCTAGATTTTGATGATCTGTTGCTGATTCCGGTGCGCTTGTTTGAGCAAAACGAAAGTGTCTTGGGCTATTGGCACAAGCAATTTCATCACATTCTGGTGGATGAATATCAAGATACAAACCAGATTCAATACGATTTTGTTCGGCTCTTGACCACCAATGGGGAGACTAACCCGAAGGCGTGGGATTGGCGCGATCGCTCCGTGTTTGTGGTGGGCGACGCGGATCAATCGATCTATTCGTTCCGGATGGCGGATTTTCGGATCTTGCTGGGGTTCCAACAGGATTTTGGCGATGGTTTGCCCGATGAGTCCACCCAAACCATGGTGAAGCTCGAACATAACTACCGCTCCCGCGCCACGATTCTCTACGCGGCTAACGAGTTGATTGATCACAATAGCCAACGCATTGATAAAATTTTGCGGGCGACACGGGGCGAGGGGGAGCCGATCTACATTGCCAAAACCGACAATGAACAGACCGAAGCCCGCTTTGTCCTCGACCAAATGCACGGTTTGCGCTCGGATCATCCGGAATTGACCTGGGGCAGTTTTGCGATTCTCTACCGCACCAATGCCCAGTCCCGCGCCTTAGAAGATGCCCTGCGGGGGAAAATTCCCTACACGATTGTGGGGGGGTTGAAGTTCTACGATCGCAAAGAAATTAAAGATATGCTGGCCTATCTGCGGGCGATCGCCAACCCCGCCGACACCGTCAGCCTGCTACGAATTATCAACACACCGCGCCGGGGAATCGGGAAATCCACCCTGGAAAACCTGCAAAACGCCTCCCAAGAGTTGGGCGTACCCCTCTGGGAAATCCTCAGTGATGAAACCTCTGCCCAAACCCTAGCGGGCCGAGCGGCGAAACGGGTGCTGGAGTTTGTGGAATTGATCAAACGCTATCAAGGACAATTAGCCCACGACATCCCGGCGTTACAGTTAGCCCAAGGGCTGCTCAAGGATTCGGGCTATGTGGAAGACCTCCAACAGCAGGACACGGATGAGGCTAACAACCGGATCGAAAACCTCAACGAATTACTCAACGCTGTCGCCGAGTTCCAGGAGGAAAACGAAACCGAGCGGCTTCAAGATTTTCTTGAAAATGCCTCCCTCGCATCGGATCTGGACAATCTCCAAGATGAAACCGAAGCGGTGACCCTGATGACCCTCCATGCGGCGAAGGGGTTGGAATTTCCGGTGGTGTTTATGGTGGGGATGGAGCAGGGGTTGCTGCCCAATGCGCGATCGCTCCATGACCCCGCCTCCCTCGAAGAAGAACGCCGCCTCTGCTATGTGGGCATCACCCGCGCCCAGGAACAGCTATTCATGACCCATGCCCAAATGCGTCGTCTCTGGGGCAGTTCTGAAAGCTGTGTGCCGTCGCAGTTCCTCAGCGAATTGCCGGAAGAGTTTGTCAGCCAACCTGATCGCTTTCACCGCCGCCGCAAACCCAAGGCCGTTGATGATTCCCCCCCGAAGATTGATAATAATCCTGACAATTGGCTGGTGGGCGATCGCATCGTCCATGACCAATTTGGTGAAGGGGAAGTCACCCATGTGTTTGGCACAAAGCACAAGGTTCACCTAGGGGTGAAATTCCCCGGCATCGGCAAAAAGGTGATGGACCCCCAACACGCCCCCCTAACGCGGGTTTCTTAGTTCATCACTGCTAGGCAAGGGGCTTAAGCCCCCTTGTTAAGCCCCTTGTTCGGATTTCCAGGGGTGGAGGTGGGTTTTGATGGTGTGATAGTTAGCGTCAAGGTCGGGTTCGAGGATGAGGATGGCGGCGAGGCGGCGGGCGGTGTGGATGACGTGGACAAATTCGTCTTGTTTAAGGGGACGATCGATAATTTTTTCGGCGCGATAACTGAGCCATTTTTTGATGACTTGATAGCCGCCCAGGGTGTAGTGCCAAACGCGATCGGGGATGTTGCACCAGTAGGCGCGATCGTTCAGGTAAATATCGTAGGTGTGTTCGCCGAGGCGGGCGATGCGCTCTGAGCCGAGGGTGTCGCGTTCGGTGGGGGTGTAGGGGCGTTGGATGGCTTTGCCTTTTCCGGGCATGGTGGGTTTGCCGTTGCCGCCGTAGCCCCAGTTGGCAGTAAGGGCGAAGTCTTCGGGTTTGAGTTTTTCGCCGTGGGTGGTGAGGGGAACGGCGATGATTTTGAGGGGGTCGCTGGGGGTTTGGGTGACTCCGGGGACGGGGGTTTCGGGGTCGAGAAGGGCGGCGAGTTGTTGGCCGAGTTGGGCGGATTGTTGGAGGTGTTTTTTGTGGTTTGGTAGTGGAATTCGAGGCCAGTCTTGTTTAAGTGCATCGCCGTTTTCGGTGCGATATTGCAGAGAATAGAGAATAGCTACGCAATGAAAAAACAATGCTTCTGATGTGATGTCTAGCGATAAGTTACGCAGGTAAGCAATCGCATTAGGCGAATAATTCATGGTGAATTCACCATCGCCTAATACATGTTCTGAGCCATTT
Coding sequences within:
- the pcrA gene encoding DNA helicase PcrA, which encodes MSTDFLSHLNPAQRCAVEHFCGPLLVVAGAGSGKTRALTYRIFNLIHEHHVHPENILAVTFTNKAAREMKERIDRLFADKLAHKHHNKPLDALEPAIQTKLRSQVYKEVIKPLWIGTFHSLAARILRLDVDKYQDERGRTWGKNFTIFDDADVNGVVKSITTKQLNLDSKKFDPRKIRYAISNAKNLGLSPAEYAKENPDYRGRTIAEVYELYQDQLAANNGLDFDDLLLIPVRLFEQNESVLGYWHKQFHHILVDEYQDTNQIQYDFVRLLTTNGETNPKAWDWRDRSVFVVGDADQSIYSFRMADFRILLGFQQDFGDGLPDESTQTMVKLEHNYRSRATILYAANELIDHNSQRIDKILRATRGEGEPIYIAKTDNEQTEARFVLDQMHGLRSDHPELTWGSFAILYRTNAQSRALEDALRGKIPYTIVGGLKFYDRKEIKDMLAYLRAIANPADTVSLLRIINTPRRGIGKSTLENLQNASQELGVPLWEILSDETSAQTLAGRAAKRVLEFVELIKRYQGQLAHDIPALQLAQGLLKDSGYVEDLQQQDTDEANNRIENLNELLNAVAEFQEENETERLQDFLENASLASDLDNLQDETEAVTLMTLHAAKGLEFPVVFMVGMEQGLLPNARSLHDPASLEEERRLCYVGITRAQEQLFMTHAQMRRLWGSSESCVPSQFLSELPEEFVSQPDRFHRRRKPKAVDDSPPKIDNNPDNWLVGDRIVHDQFGEGEVTHVFGTKHKVHLGVKFPGIGKKVMDPQHAPLTRVS
- the pheA gene encoding prephenate dehydratase produces the protein MTPSIAHLGPPGTNAETAAIVYRNRLQQNTGNEAILCPYPTIAQTLKAVAAQQVDLAVVPVENSIQGSVAVTLDTLWELEHLQIQQALILPIHHVLVSCAADFQAIQTVYSHPQALAQCQRWLECHLPQAQQLASNSTTEALAGLRADPTVGAIASARAAHLYDLPILADRINDYPDNCTRFWVVGREPGEPGDYTSLAFSAAANLPGALAKPLQVFADRHINLSRIESRPTKRSLGEYLFFIDLNNTPQSTESLHTALHELPQYTEILKIFGCYAASPILAPELAID